One Dromiciops gliroides isolate mDroGli1 chromosome 3, mDroGli1.pri, whole genome shotgun sequence DNA segment encodes these proteins:
- the LOC122750024 gene encoding olfactory receptor 51I2-like: MGVLANVTLSPSPFFLTGIPGLEAQHGWLSIPFFAMYLVAIVGNTLILAAVRVDSSLHEPMYLFLSMLAITEVGVSVSTLPTVMGILWFNAREISLGGCLAQMFFIHTFSCMESGVLLAMSCDRYVAIYNPLRYTTILTLPRIVGMGLAITLKSVAFMAPLPFLLQRLPFCRANVLSHSYCLHSDLIQLPCADTTLNSILGLSIVLASFGLDSLLIVFSYALILRTVLGIASKEGRLKALNTCASHICAVLLYYVPMIGVSVMHRAAKHASPIAHTLMSSAYLFVPPVLNPIIYSVKTKPIRKGILSLFSCKKILP, translated from the coding sequence ATGGGAGTCCTGGCTAATGTCACCCTTTCTCCTTCACCCTTTTTCCTGACGGGCATCCCGGGTCTAGAAGCACAACATGGCTGGCTCTCCATCCCCTTCTTTGCTATGTACCTGGTGGCTATCGTGGGCAATACTCTGATCTTGGCAGCAGTGCGAGTGGACTCCTCTCTACATGAGCCCATGTACCTATTCCTGTCAATGCTAGCCATCACTGAAGTGGGTGTTTCTGTCTCCACGTTGCCCACTGTAATGGGCATCCTCTGGTTTAATGCCCGTGAGATAAGCTTGGGCGGCTGCCTGGCTCAGATGTTCTTTATCCATACTTTCTCCTGCATGGAATCTGGTGTCCTACTAGCCATGAGTTGTGATCGTTATGTGGCCATCTACAACCCCCTACGATATACGACAATTCTGACCCTGCCCCGAATTGTTGGCATGGGTCTGGCCATCACCTTGAAGAGTGTGGCATTCATGGCCCCACTGCCATTCCTACTGCAACGCCTGCCCTTCTGCCGTGCCAATGTCCTCTCCCATTCCTACTGCCTTCATTCAGACTTGATCCAACTACCCTGTGCTGACACCACCCTCAACAGCATCCTGGGCTTGTCCATCGTCCTGGCTTCCTTTGGGCTAGACTCATTGCTCATAGTGTTCTCTTATGCCTTAATCCTTCGCACTGTACTGGGCATCGCCTCCAAGGAAGGGAGACTGAAGGCTCTCAATACCTGTGCCTCCCACATTTGTGCTGTGCTCCTCTACTATGTGCCTATGATAGGAGTGTCTGTGATGCACAGGGCTGCCAAGCATGCCTCACCCATAGCTCACACTCTCATGTCCAGTGCCTACCTCTTCGTGCCCCCTGTGCTCAATCCCATTATCTATAGCGTCAAGACCAAACCCATTCGCAAgggaatactctccctcttctcctgcAAGAAGATCCTGCCCTAA